A single region of the Oleispira antarctica RB-8 genome encodes:
- a CDS encoding MaoC domain protein dehydratase — protein MSQSTRIQLTKTPNTLNQYRRAVLSKATKTKKPVLPTTRITLSDISVDAKKVAQYSEVCGFKKNTQKLPMTFPHLLAFPLHLELMLLRDFPFAIMGMVHVRNEITQYRAINILEKMDVTCFLSDIRKTDKGYDIDVKTEIYITGQRVWESISTNLTRQKTDIAPAAKNQEPNTLPEYPYSEFWHLSSDLGRRYALVSGDSNPIHLFSLSAKLFGFKGHIAHGMWSKARMVAALYENIDSEACKVIVDFKLPVFLPASVQLNYDIQGNRIEFDLRDKTGTKPHLKGSIAALSPQKA, from the coding sequence ATGAGCCAATCGACACGCATACAACTAACCAAAACGCCTAATACACTCAATCAATATCGCCGAGCAGTGCTTTCAAAAGCCACCAAAACAAAAAAGCCAGTATTGCCGACAACCCGAATTACCTTAAGCGACATCTCTGTAGATGCTAAAAAAGTCGCGCAGTATTCAGAAGTTTGCGGCTTTAAAAAAAATACCCAAAAGCTTCCCATGACCTTCCCACACTTGCTGGCATTCCCACTGCATTTAGAATTAATGTTACTGCGTGACTTTCCTTTTGCCATAATGGGCATGGTGCATGTGCGCAATGAGATCACTCAATATAGAGCCATCAATATACTTGAGAAAATGGATGTCACTTGCTTTCTTTCTGACATCAGAAAAACCGACAAAGGCTATGACATTGACGTAAAAACCGAAATTTACATCACTGGCCAACGAGTTTGGGAAAGCATTAGCACCAACCTAACCCGCCAAAAAACAGATATCGCACCTGCGGCTAAAAACCAAGAACCCAATACCTTGCCAGAATACCCATACTCTGAATTTTGGCACTTATCTTCAGACTTAGGCCGCCGCTACGCCTTAGTTTCTGGAGACTCCAACCCGATTCATTTATTTTCATTAAGCGCTAAATTGTTTGGTTTTAAAGGTCATATTGCTCATGGTATGTGGAGTAAAGCCCGCATGGTTGCCGCACTTTATGAAAATATCGACAGTGAAGCCTGCAAAGTTATTGTTGATTTTAAGCTGCCAGTATTTCTTCCTGCATCGGTTCAGTTGAACTACGACATACAAGGCAACCGCATCGAATTTGATTTGCGAGATAAGACGGGAACTAAGCCGCACCTGAAGGGATCTATTGCGGCACTCTCTCCGCAGAAAGCATAA
- a CDS encoding Sensor protein, whose translation MHSVANMNANEISQQLSIKIQHLEYLLEGQTSYGLSRVKSMPQAHWQPALQSPLNLGNLKQGAWGRFRLVNVEDVQLERILEFANPSLYRLSIYTESSLGNKNEWSLGSYLPYKEREISFRNFAIPLSLQAQEELVVYFRAQSNVGLLLPISIHKEVEFWRLANEENLAYGLYFGILIMFVMFNISLYLTRNNYLFMVLALDLCVFSLMYANHLGLSFEYFWPVDPQFNYLASVFLGYVVILISNVFTWHFLQLKDSKRLHRVYYFINAIVIVAIALLWLLPAVISSLLCAISGILLGFYLAWLTTKNRYRSGDYSYYYIFSYSVMAMAVCIYITHKLALLPTNFLTSSVLAASILLQAIVLTSVVIERKKTPKRMVGFQSSEQPDSAKDWVAQFSHEARTPLNGIIGMVELLRETPLNPTQYGYIRTLSSSGEYLLNLVNDELDYNNLSRGGLILNETAFNLELLCHQCCKMLEQQSSNGQINIEVDFLSLKQFDFYGDEKCLKQIIINLLSNSIRFAHQGRIVIKAEYSESNYLVLSVWDNGVGITKQQQLGIFERFRQVDSGAYSRAEGSGLGLAVCQQLTQLMGGSIAVDSRVGEYCRFTVSVPLAIYSKPIETKPIETKASTVSGRSSRESSSPFSSTVSPILASKELVVLGVDDNEINRRVLSAMLKKLGHRVIEATNGQQAIDIVRSGESLDLILMDCEMPRMSGFEATEIIRRWQYGQTKAVCPIIALTAHTFEEHIEQCLASGMDAHLSKPLHLDKLRELLESLAAGGEKST comes from the coding sequence ATGCACTCAGTTGCCAATATGAATGCTAATGAAATTTCGCAGCAGCTATCGATTAAAATTCAGCACCTCGAATATTTATTAGAAGGCCAGACAAGTTATGGCCTTTCTCGCGTTAAAAGCATGCCCCAAGCTCACTGGCAGCCAGCTTTGCAATCGCCATTAAACTTAGGTAATTTAAAGCAAGGCGCTTGGGGACGCTTTAGATTGGTCAATGTAGAAGATGTTCAGCTTGAGCGAATTTTAGAATTCGCCAATCCTAGTTTGTATCGATTATCAATTTATACTGAGAGCTCTTTAGGGAATAAAAATGAGTGGTCATTAGGAAGCTACCTTCCATATAAAGAACGAGAAATATCATTTAGAAATTTTGCGATACCGCTCTCATTACAAGCACAAGAAGAGTTGGTAGTTTACTTTCGTGCCCAGTCTAATGTGGGTCTTCTTCTTCCTATTTCGATTCATAAAGAGGTTGAGTTTTGGCGCTTGGCCAATGAAGAAAATTTAGCCTATGGTTTGTATTTTGGTATTTTAATCATGTTTGTGATGTTTAATATCAGCCTTTATCTTACCCGTAATAATTATCTGTTCATGGTGTTAGCCCTCGATTTATGCGTATTTTCTTTGATGTATGCGAATCATCTAGGGTTGAGTTTTGAGTATTTTTGGCCAGTTGATCCACAGTTTAATTATTTGGCGAGTGTGTTTTTAGGCTATGTGGTTATTTTGATATCGAATGTATTTACGTGGCACTTTTTGCAGCTAAAAGATTCTAAGCGTTTGCATAGGGTTTATTATTTTATTAATGCGATAGTCATTGTGGCTATTGCTTTACTTTGGCTACTGCCTGCTGTGATATCGAGCCTTCTATGTGCTATTTCTGGGATACTTCTTGGATTTTATCTAGCATGGCTTACAACAAAAAATCGTTATCGCAGTGGGGATTATTCTTATTATTACATATTCAGCTATAGCGTTATGGCAATGGCTGTTTGTATTTATATTACTCATAAACTAGCGCTATTGCCGACTAATTTTTTAACCAGCTCGGTGCTGGCTGCCAGTATTTTGCTGCAAGCCATTGTTTTAACAAGTGTGGTGATTGAACGAAAGAAAACGCCTAAAAGAATGGTGGGTTTTCAGTCTTCAGAGCAGCCTGATTCTGCTAAAGACTGGGTTGCACAGTTCAGTCACGAAGCTAGAACTCCTCTTAATGGTATTATCGGTATGGTGGAGCTGTTGCGAGAAACGCCGTTAAATCCTACGCAGTATGGTTATATTCGTACCTTGTCATCTTCTGGGGAATACCTGCTTAATTTAGTTAATGATGAGTTAGATTATAACAATCTTTCTCGCGGCGGACTGATATTAAATGAAACGGCTTTCAACTTGGAGCTGCTATGTCATCAATGCTGCAAGATGCTTGAGCAGCAGTCGAGTAATGGCCAGATTAATATTGAGGTAGATTTTCTATCTTTGAAGCAATTCGACTTTTATGGCGATGAAAAATGCTTGAAACAAATCATTATTAATTTATTAAGTAATTCAATAAGGTTTGCTCATCAGGGCCGAATTGTCATTAAAGCCGAGTATTCTGAGTCTAATTATCTGGTTTTGTCGGTTTGGGATAATGGGGTCGGAATTACCAAACAGCAGCAATTAGGGATTTTTGAACGATTTCGCCAAGTAGATTCAGGCGCTTATTCTCGCGCTGAAGGAAGTGGCTTAGGGTTGGCCGTTTGCCAGCAGTTAACGCAGTTGATGGGGGGGAGTATTGCAGTCGATAGCCGAGTCGGTGAGTATTGTCGTTTTACGGTTAGTGTCCCACTCGCGATTTATTCTAAGCCTATAGAAACTAAACCCATAGAAACTAAGGCGAGTACAGTAAGTGGTCGATCTAGTCGTGAGTCTAGCAGCCCGTTTTCTTCGACGGTTTCTCCGATACTTGCGAGCAAAGAGCTGGTGGTTCTTGGCGTCGATGATAACGAGATTAATCGCCGCGTTCTTAGTGCAATGTTGAAGAAGCTGGGCCATAGAGTGATTGAGGCAACTAATGGACAGCAAGCGATTGATATTGTTCGTTCGGGGGAGTCCCTTGATTTAATCTTAATGGATTGCGAAATGCCACGTATGAGTGGTTTTGAGGCAACGGAAATTATTCGTCGGTGGCAGTATGGGCAAACGAAGGCAGTGTGTCCCATTATCGCTTTAACAGCCCATACATTTGAAGAGCATATCGAGCAGTGTTTAGCATCCGGTATGGATGCTCATTTAAGTAAGCCTTTGCATTTAGATAAGTTGCGAGAGTTGCTGGAATCGTTAGCAGCGGGGGGAGAAAAGAGCACTTAG
- a CDS encoding AraC-type DNA-binding domain-containing protein, with protein sequence MIQSSISVALIRPLIDAVSSKAPAIEPESAIDARLIKLLKDPDARIPTQDADALINSLVRSSKSNSLCVFSAQKAVTQSSCQLQHLFLCSNTLREALYYLEKFSALLSDNLEINVTRTRDNIIKIKLPVNEQSFLSQERYRSELLVGIILGWLKQLCGIDMEINGIDLPFPQPSYAADYSQLWKTNITFNSTECSIKFQAKYLDQGLHNTNPHILNMIKRDVEEQYKKLTRSGSLADRIKRALEQDKLSLKANQQVVAEHFHISARTLNRHLQKESTSLKQVITECRVNKAKQLLLESDLNIEQIALQLGLSGRRTLDRIFIKQTQDSPAQYRSKQKHHTPTETPSMLSVVSG encoded by the coding sequence ATGATTCAAAGTTCAATTTCAGTCGCGCTTATTCGCCCACTTATCGACGCAGTGAGTAGTAAAGCCCCCGCTATCGAGCCAGAATCGGCGATCGATGCACGCCTTATAAAATTACTGAAAGATCCCGATGCAAGAATTCCCACCCAAGATGCCGATGCGCTTATTAATAGCCTCGTTCGCTCAAGCAAGTCTAATTCTTTATGTGTATTTTCAGCACAAAAAGCCGTTACACAAAGTAGCTGCCAATTGCAGCACTTATTTCTATGCTCAAACACTCTGCGCGAAGCACTTTATTATTTAGAAAAATTTTCTGCATTACTCAGTGACAATTTAGAAATTAATGTGACGCGCACTCGCGATAACATTATAAAAATTAAGCTGCCCGTTAATGAACAAAGCTTTCTATCGCAAGAGCGTTATCGCAGCGAACTGCTTGTTGGAATCATTCTCGGCTGGCTAAAACAATTATGCGGCATAGATATGGAAATAAACGGCATAGACCTTCCTTTCCCTCAGCCAAGTTATGCAGCTGATTATTCACAACTCTGGAAAACCAACATTACGTTTAATTCAACGGAATGTTCAATTAAGTTTCAAGCAAAATATTTAGACCAAGGGCTGCACAATACTAACCCTCACATTCTGAATATGATTAAGCGAGACGTAGAGGAACAATACAAAAAACTCACTCGATCAGGCTCTCTCGCAGACCGTATTAAGCGAGCACTAGAGCAAGACAAGCTGAGTCTTAAAGCAAACCAACAAGTTGTGGCAGAACACTTTCATATTAGCGCCCGCACCCTCAACAGGCATTTACAAAAAGAAAGCACATCCCTAAAACAAGTTATTACTGAATGTCGTGTTAATAAAGCAAAGCAGCTTTTATTAGAAAGTGATCTCAATATTGAGCAAATAGCCCTGCAGCTAGGCTTATCAGGGCGCAGAACCCTTGATAGAATTTTTATTAAACAAACGCAAGATAGCCCTGCTCAATATAGAAGTAAGCAAAAACACCACACCCCAACGGAAACACCTTCCATGCTGTCGGTTGTCTCAGGCTAA
- a CDS encoding Nudix hydrolase, producing the protein MVKGNAGEYAEPKEGSATVKSPWKTLSREVKYDNPWIRVEEHQVINPAGGAGIYGTVNFKNKAVAIVALFENGDTLLVGQYRYPLKEYHWELPMGGAPEGESVLGCAQRELQEETGFSASKWQQVLSMHLSNSITQEQGFTFIAENLQAGEMSLEDTEDIVCQRLPFEQVFQQVMAGEITDAMTVASIMKVRLLGLA; encoded by the coding sequence GTGGTAAAGGGTAATGCGGGTGAGTATGCCGAGCCAAAAGAAGGCAGCGCGACAGTGAAAAGTCCTTGGAAAACGCTGAGTCGTGAGGTGAAGTATGATAACCCCTGGATTCGAGTTGAGGAGCATCAGGTCATTAATCCTGCTGGTGGCGCAGGTATTTATGGCACTGTTAATTTTAAAAATAAGGCCGTTGCTATTGTCGCTTTATTTGAGAATGGCGATACCTTATTGGTAGGTCAATATCGTTATCCCTTGAAAGAGTATCATTGGGAGCTGCCCATGGGCGGTGCTCCGGAAGGTGAGTCTGTTTTAGGATGCGCTCAAAGAGAGCTGCAGGAAGAGACGGGATTTAGTGCTTCTAAATGGCAGCAGGTTTTGTCGATGCATTTAAGTAATTCTATTACCCAAGAACAGGGTTTTACCTTTATTGCTGAAAATTTGCAGGCGGGTGAGATGTCTTTGGAGGATACGGAAGATATTGTCTGCCAGCGTCTGCCGTTCGAACAGGTGTTTCAGCAGGTGATGGCAGGGGAAATAACCGATGCTATGACAGTTGCGTCTATTATGAAAGTACGACTGCTCGGGCTGGCTTAG